ATATCATTTGGCTTTTCTACAAAATTAATGGTCTCAAGATCTTTTTTTAACTCCATATTTCCTCTAACTATATTAAATCCTAAATTTTTTAGCACAAAATAATTATAATCATTCTTTTCACATTTATATGAGAATTTACATCCTGTATTAAAAAAATCTAACAACGTATTATAAATCTCTCTTTTTAGTCCAAATTTTTTTTCAATATACATTGCCTTTATTTCAATAGTGTTTTTATTTTTCTTTTCTAACCAAGCGTATCCAGCATATTCTTTATTAAACTTTAAAATATTAACATTTTTCTTTATAAAGAATCTTTTTATTAATGATGTTTTATTATATACAGCAAAAAAATCTTTATTTAACACATTGAAATACTTTCTCTTTTTGTTAAACTCTATAAACAAACCCAAATTTTTATCATTCAATTTTTCACAAGTAAACATAATACCCTCTTATTATATTCATTATTAATTTAAGTATAGAATTTATGAATTTTTATGTCAATTAAATTTTATAATTTTACTGATATTCAACTGAGTAATTAATATAGTTTTGAATAAAATTATTTTCATATTTATTATTTGAAACAATTTTATCTAATCTATTTATATACTTGTTTTCAGACCAATTTTTATGCTTTACATATCTCTTGTTGCCTAATTTCCAAAAC
The Clostridium felsineum DSM 794 DNA segment above includes these coding regions:
- a CDS encoding GNAT family N-acetyltransferase, whose amino-acid sequence is MFTCEKLNDKNLGLFIEFNKKRKYFNVLNKDFFAVYNKTSLIKRFFIKKNVNILKFNKEYAGYAWLEKKNKNTIEIKAMYIEKKFGLKREIYNTLLDFFNTGCKFSYKCEKNDYNYFVLKNLGFNIVRGNMELKKDLETINFVEKPNDITVENFVKSRDENIRCYIQNKIFDAEGRIPLSIEDIYYDETQKYYVDDGSFFLCKNGFKIGYGQFILEYNNITIVNFGIIEEYRGKGYGRYFLSYILNVLRNRNYKTVYIKVDMNNIPAINLYISMGFVKEIEYLKFEKNNKK